One genomic segment of Salinigranum rubrum includes these proteins:
- a CDS encoding DUF5804 family protein, protein MTRVCIVGSEDVNLRYELLSRETSRAALSTYDLDEPFTNSVAVDTVSLGAAVSLLNDLNWYLVRFADRSLVLDPSIDPDEWLSRDLAAKVRDGRLDPDETDEYAAVFGVVDGQLVEPMFASRVEGGLPEYDLRDVQRTVVVRLTAAEFDAG, encoded by the coding sequence GTGACGCGGGTCTGCATCGTCGGCTCCGAGGACGTGAACCTCCGGTACGAACTCCTCTCCAGAGAGACGTCTCGGGCGGCGCTGTCGACGTACGACCTCGACGAACCGTTCACAAACTCGGTTGCCGTCGACACGGTGAGCCTCGGCGCGGCGGTGTCGCTCCTCAACGACCTGAACTGGTATCTCGTCCGCTTCGCCGACCGGTCGCTCGTGCTCGACCCCTCCATCGACCCCGACGAGTGGCTCTCGCGTGACCTCGCGGCGAAGGTCAGAGACGGCCGGCTTGACCCCGACGAGACCGACGAGTACGCGGCCGTCTTCGGCGTCGTCGACGGCCAGTTGGTCGAGCCGATGTTCGCCTCGCGCGTCGAGGGCGGCCTGCCGGAGTACGACCTCCGCGACGTTCAGCGGACCGTTGTCGTCCGGTTGACGGCCGCGGAGTTCGACGCCGGGTGA
- a CDS encoding cupin domain-containing protein, which produces MSETWTKYDVMVQSLGAKLLVAPDESESGVAVVEHTLPPQTLGAPLHRHSHEDEISFVLEGTLGVQEGETVSTVEAGEIVVKERDVWHTFWNDGDDPLRFLEFISPGGFAAYFEEVADVLSGGPPDEQTMARVGEICARHDLEMDPESVPTLMERHGVDL; this is translated from the coding sequence ATGAGCGAGACGTGGACGAAGTACGACGTGATGGTCCAGTCGCTGGGTGCGAAACTCCTCGTCGCCCCCGACGAGAGCGAGAGCGGCGTCGCCGTGGTCGAGCATACGCTCCCGCCGCAGACGCTCGGGGCGCCCCTCCACCGACACAGCCACGAGGACGAGATATCGTTCGTGCTGGAGGGGACCCTCGGCGTCCAGGAAGGGGAGACGGTGTCGACCGTCGAAGCCGGCGAGATTGTCGTCAAGGAACGGGACGTGTGGCACACGTTCTGGAACGACGGCGACGACCCGCTCCGGTTCCTCGAGTTCATCTCCCCCGGCGGGTTCGCCGCCTACTTCGAGGAGGTGGCCGACGTCCTCTCGGGGGGACCGCCCGACGAGCAGACGATGGCGCGCGTCGGGGAAATCTGCGCCCGGCACGACCTGGAGATGGACCCAGAGAGCGTGCCGACGCTGATGGAACGCCACGGCGTCGACCTCTGA
- a CDS encoding PLP-dependent cysteine synthase family protein — MDRSILGTVGSPLVQVSSPDGTTVAAKVESKNPGGSAKDRPALAMIEAAEDAGEIKPGDALVEPTSGNTGIGLAVVAAAKGYDLTVVMPSSKSPERRGIMKAYGATIELVDGDISTAKDRADELEAEGMHQLRQFENPANPEAHYRTTGPEILEQVDGREVDALVAGVGTGGTITGTGRRLREEFPEMEIIAVEPADNAVLSGGEPGIDDFQGMGPGFVSPNLDVDLLDGVETVTIDEAEAECRRLAREEGILVGQSSGASNLAAKWTAERLLEAGVDDPLVVTVYWDSGERYMSTGMFDTE; from the coding sequence ATGGACCGGAGTATCCTCGGCACCGTCGGCTCTCCACTGGTACAGGTCTCCTCGCCCGACGGGACGACGGTGGCGGCGAAGGTCGAGTCGAAGAATCCGGGCGGGTCGGCGAAGGACCGCCCGGCGCTGGCGATGATCGAGGCCGCCGAAGACGCCGGCGAGATCAAACCGGGCGACGCGCTCGTGGAACCGACGAGCGGCAACACGGGCATCGGCCTCGCCGTCGTCGCCGCGGCGAAGGGGTACGACCTCACGGTCGTCATGCCCTCGTCGAAGTCGCCCGAACGCCGCGGCATCATGAAGGCGTACGGCGCGACCATCGAACTGGTCGACGGCGACATCTCGACGGCGAAAGACCGCGCGGACGAACTCGAAGCCGAAGGAATGCACCAACTTCGCCAGTTCGAGAACCCCGCGAACCCCGAGGCGCACTACCGGACGACCGGCCCCGAGATACTCGAACAGGTCGACGGGCGGGAGGTCGACGCGCTCGTCGCCGGCGTCGGCACCGGCGGCACCATCACGGGGACGGGCCGCAGACTCCGCGAGGAGTTCCCCGAGATGGAGATAATCGCCGTCGAACCCGCCGACAACGCCGTTCTCTCGGGTGGCGAACCCGGCATCGACGACTTCCAGGGGATGGGTCCGGGGTTCGTCTCGCCGAACCTCGACGTCGACCTCCTCGACGGCGTCGAGACCGTCACCATCGACGAGGCCGAGGCCGAATGTCGACGGCTGGCTCGGGAAGAGGGCATCCTCGTCGGTCAGTCCAGCGGCGCGTCGAACCTCGCCGCGAAGTGGACCGCCGAGCGTCTCCTCGAAGCGGGCGTCGACGACCCACTCGTCGTGACAGTGTACTGGGACAGCGGCGAGCGGTACATGTCGACCGGGATGTTCGACACGGAGTGA
- a CDS encoding DUF7504 family protein has protein sequence MTESTDGPFALHAEESSVLVHGPSFTPRPALDLTARLGDERVPRVDVRFGRLPPGFDDDDDTRLVAPNVPDSFDSDRVYRVGGPDSLTEYGVALTRVFEDVDGPVLVELDSLTALLQHTTLDAAFRFVHVLSGRIDREEAVLVATIDPGAHDEQTVATMTQPFDVAITGEEGNRQVRRR, from the coding sequence ATGACCGAGTCGACGGACGGGCCGTTCGCCCTCCACGCCGAAGAGTCGTCGGTACTCGTTCACGGGCCCTCCTTCACGCCCCGACCAGCCCTCGATCTGACCGCCCGTCTCGGGGACGAGCGCGTCCCCCGGGTCGACGTGCGGTTCGGGCGGCTTCCGCCGGGGTTCGATGACGACGACGACACCCGCCTCGTCGCGCCGAACGTCCCCGACAGCTTCGACAGCGACCGCGTCTACCGGGTCGGGGGTCCCGACAGCCTCACCGAGTACGGCGTGGCGCTCACCCGCGTGTTCGAGGACGTCGACGGTCCCGTGCTCGTCGAACTGGACTCGTTGACCGCGCTCTTACAGCACACCACGCTCGACGCCGCGTTCAGATTCGTTCACGTCCTCAGCGGCCGGATCGACCGGGAAGAGGCGGTCCTCGTCGCGACTATCGACCCCGGTGCCCACGACGAGCAGACGGTCGCAACGATGACCCAGCCGTTCGACGTCGCCATCACCGGCGAGGAGGGGAACCGACAGGTCCGGCGGCGGTAA
- a CDS encoding thioredoxin family protein, producing MSEPERLETMQPNPAWDADSYPEVVEALSREGLTFRVWGGDWCKDCRARLPDFGAALAAAGVPVERVHHYPVEKEEDGSKVGPRVDEYGIELIPTVVVERDGEEVARFVEKEDVPVAVYLAEQLGAEAVEADD from the coding sequence ATGAGCGAACCCGAGCGACTCGAAACGATGCAGCCGAACCCCGCGTGGGACGCCGACTCCTACCCGGAGGTCGTCGAGGCTCTCTCACGAGAGGGCCTCACGTTCAGGGTGTGGGGCGGCGACTGGTGCAAGGACTGCCGGGCGCGACTGCCCGACTTCGGGGCCGCGCTGGCGGCCGCGGGCGTCCCCGTCGAGCGCGTCCACCACTACCCGGTCGAGAAGGAAGAGGACGGCTCGAAGGTCGGGCCGCGGGTCGACGAGTACGGCATCGAACTCATCCCGACGGTCGTCGTCGAGCGCGACGGCGAAGAGGTCGCGCGGTTCGTCGAGAAGGAGGACGTGCCGGTCGCGGTGTACCTCGCGGAGCAACTCGGGGCCGAAGCCGTCGAAGCCGACGACTAA
- a CDS encoding thioredoxin domain-containing protein yields MDHAGRNRLDEEESPYLSQHADNPVHWQPWDERALAEARERDVPIFLSVGYSACHWCHVMEEESFADESVAEFLNEHFVPIKVDREERPDIDSIYMTICQRTTGRGGWPLSVWLTPDGRPFFVGTYFPPTARQGMPGFRDVLERLAESWEQDRDEIENRADQWGALLRNELEETPDTGGEVSSEALSNATSAALRSADREYGGFGSSGPKFPQPSRLELLLRSHVRTGREEPLQVATRTLDAMADGGMYDHLGGGFHRYATDRKWVVPHFEKMLYDNALLPRIYLGAYQLTGTERYAQVARETFAFLDRELSHPEGGFYSTLDARSEGEEGTFYVWTPEGVADVLDDEELVDLVCDRYGITPGGNFEGGSTVLTLAASLSDLADEYDRSVEDVRARLDGARERLFEARTERVRPARDEKVLASWNGMTVSALALGGRVLDDSYAERAEKALSFVRERLWDAEERRLAHRYKDGDVKGPGFLEDYAFLARGAFDLYQVSGDVDHLAFALDLARAVKEEFWDPEGKTLYFTPASGEGLVTRPQELSDQSTPSSLGVTVDLLFALDGFAPDADFSEVARQVLETHANRIQGNPMEHVTLALAADTYHQGVLELTLAADELPEAWRETLATRYLPAAVVTRRPATDAALGTWLERLDIDEAPPVWAGREARDGPTVYACEGFTCSPPKSSVEEALSWFEGDGESGADGA; encoded by the coding sequence ATGGACCACGCCGGACGCAACCGCCTCGACGAGGAGGAGAGTCCCTACCTCAGCCAGCACGCCGACAACCCCGTCCACTGGCAGCCGTGGGACGAGCGGGCGTTGGCGGAGGCGCGCGAGCGCGACGTCCCCATCTTCCTCTCGGTCGGCTACTCCGCTTGCCACTGGTGTCACGTCATGGAGGAGGAGTCGTTCGCCGACGAGTCGGTCGCGGAGTTCCTCAACGAGCACTTCGTCCCCATCAAGGTCGACCGCGAGGAGCGACCCGACATCGACTCGATTTACATGACCATCTGCCAGCGGACCACCGGACGCGGCGGCTGGCCGCTGTCGGTGTGGCTCACGCCCGACGGCCGCCCGTTCTTCGTCGGGACGTACTTCCCCCCGACGGCGCGACAGGGGATGCCCGGATTCAGGGACGTGCTCGAACGACTCGCCGAGTCGTGGGAACAGGACCGAGACGAGATCGAGAACCGCGCCGACCAGTGGGGCGCCCTGCTCAGAAACGAACTGGAGGAGACGCCCGACACGGGGGGAGAGGTCTCCTCGGAGGCGCTGTCGAACGCGACGAGCGCCGCGCTCCGGAGCGCCGACCGCGAGTACGGCGGCTTCGGCTCTTCCGGACCGAAGTTCCCCCAGCCCTCGCGGCTGGAACTCCTCCTGCGGTCGCACGTCCGGACGGGTCGAGAGGAGCCCCTCCAGGTCGCCACGCGAACGTTAGACGCGATGGCCGACGGGGGGATGTACGACCACCTCGGCGGCGGCTTTCACCGCTACGCGACCGATCGAAAGTGGGTCGTCCCGCACTTCGAGAAGATGCTGTACGACAACGCCTTGCTCCCTCGTATCTACCTCGGCGCGTATCAGCTCACGGGCACAGAGCGGTACGCGCAGGTGGCGAGGGAGACGTTCGCGTTCCTCGACCGCGAACTCTCTCACCCGGAGGGCGGCTTCTACAGCACGCTCGACGCTCGGAGCGAGGGGGAGGAAGGGACGTTCTACGTCTGGACGCCCGAGGGAGTAGCCGACGTGCTGGACGACGAGGAACTGGTCGACCTCGTCTGCGACCGCTACGGCATCACCCCCGGCGGCAACTTCGAGGGCGGGTCGACGGTGTTGACCCTCGCGGCGAGCCTCTCGGACCTCGCCGACGAGTACGACCGCTCGGTCGAGGACGTGCGCGCCAGACTCGACGGCGCCCGCGAGCGCCTGTTCGAAGCCCGCACAGAGCGCGTTCGCCCGGCGCGGGACGAGAAGGTGCTCGCCTCGTGGAACGGGATGACCGTCTCCGCGCTAGCGCTTGGCGGGCGCGTCCTCGACGACTCGTACGCCGAGCGCGCCGAGAAGGCGCTCTCGTTCGTTCGTGAACGCCTGTGGGACGCGGAGGAGAGACGGCTCGCCCACCGCTACAAGGACGGGGACGTGAAGGGGCCGGGCTTCCTCGAAGACTACGCCTTTCTGGCTCGCGGCGCGTTCGACCTCTACCAGGTGTCGGGCGACGTCGACCACCTCGCGTTCGCGCTCGACCTCGCGCGGGCCGTCAAGGAGGAGTTCTGGGACCCGGAGGGAAAGACGCTGTACTTCACGCCCGCGAGCGGCGAAGGGCTGGTGACGCGCCCACAGGAGTTGTCGGACCAGTCGACGCCGTCGTCGCTGGGGGTGACGGTCGACCTCCTCTTCGCCCTCGACGGGTTCGCACCCGACGCCGACTTCTCGGAGGTGGCCCGGCAGGTGCTGGAGACGCACGCGAACCGCATCCAGGGCAACCCGATGGAGCACGTCACCCTCGCGCTCGCGGCCGACACGTACCACCAGGGGGTGCTCGAACTCACCCTCGCGGCGGACGAACTCCCGGAGGCGTGGCGCGAGACGCTCGCCACGCGCTACCTCCCGGCGGCCGTCGTGACCCGGCGACCGGCCACCGACGCGGCGTTGGGGACGTGGCTCGAACGGCTCGATATCGACGAGGCGCCGCCGGTCTGGGCCGGTCGGGAGGCGCGCGACGGACCGACGGTGTACGCCTGTGAGGGCTTCACCTGCTCGCCGCCGAAGTCTTCGGTCGAGGAGGCGCTTTCGTGGTTCGAGGGCGACGGCGAAAGCGGAGCAGACGGGGCGTGA
- a CDS encoding acyltransferase: MTDAPDEDSRDEESTTGRRHDRLTRHPTRGRGNSLMRWTDAKSPLVVSRNYATVLVARASPSLRLKNHLFRALGMTVGEGVAWGLESTPDVFWPELITVEDDAIVGYDATLLCHEFLQEEYRTGEVHVGERAMIGAGAVVLPGVHIGADAQVAANSLVERDVPPGATVAGVPARVVSRGDEAGEAAEADEEGDRGEGDAEAR; this comes from the coding sequence GTGACAGACGCCCCAGACGAGGACAGCAGAGACGAGGAGTCGACGACGGGACGCCGCCACGACCGCCTCACTCGCCACCCGACTCGGGGGAGAGGCAACTCCCTGATGCGGTGGACCGACGCGAAGTCCCCGCTCGTCGTCTCGCGGAACTACGCGACCGTCCTCGTCGCCCGGGCGTCGCCGAGCCTTCGGCTGAAGAACCACCTCTTTCGGGCGCTCGGGATGACCGTCGGGGAGGGCGTCGCGTGGGGACTGGAGTCGACCCCGGACGTCTTCTGGCCCGAACTCATCACCGTCGAGGACGACGCCATCGTCGGCTACGACGCGACGCTGCTCTGCCACGAGTTCCTCCAGGAGGAGTACCGGACGGGCGAGGTTCACGTGGGCGAGCGGGCGATGATCGGTGCCGGCGCGGTGGTCCTCCCGGGCGTACACATCGGTGCGGACGCGCAGGTGGCCGCGAACTCGCTAGTGGAGAGAGACGTGCCACCGGGGGCAACCGTCGCGGGCGTCCCTGCGCGCGTCGTTTCCCGGGGCGACGAAGCGGGCGAAGCGGCCGAGGCGGACGAGGAGGGCGACCGTGGGGAGGGAGACGCGGAAGCGCGGTGA
- a CDS encoding ATP-binding protein: MSSLSPAVYVEAFHSADTPMLVFDLNFLVRDVNRAGQAFTGYTRDELVDEPVSVIAGNDDVVDEIVETLIRGEPWQGEFALQTKSGTRVYGRGSTAPIVVDGKTKGYVAIFVDTTKQRRYASTSRVLSRLLRHDLRNELNILYGYIDRAAASADDTEVLEALEQARAQVMQVVGRADRVRKLRDLLEQSYDAESDPVRLAEVLEERVKAVQKQFPDADISLGPVPGVRVYADDLLPAALDALLENAVVHNDKAVAEVEVDVIDRQTDVIIRICDNGPGVPYEQRDLIFGREDTDVVHHGTGIGLFLVDNIVDNYDGAVWVEENDPEGAVFAVRLQHASEAVIGQDAAGSCDDD, translated from the coding sequence ATGTCCTCGCTGTCTCCCGCGGTCTACGTCGAAGCCTTCCACAGCGCGGATACGCCGATGCTCGTTTTCGACCTGAACTTCCTCGTTCGCGACGTCAACCGCGCGGGCCAGGCGTTCACCGGCTACACCCGTGACGAACTGGTCGACGAACCCGTCTCGGTCATCGCCGGCAACGACGACGTCGTCGACGAAATCGTCGAGACGCTCATCCGCGGAGAGCCCTGGCAGGGCGAGTTCGCCCTGCAGACCAAGTCCGGCACGCGCGTGTACGGCCGCGGGTCGACGGCACCGATCGTCGTCGACGGCAAGACGAAGGGGTACGTCGCCATCTTCGTCGACACGACGAAGCAGCGCCGGTACGCGAGCACCTCGCGCGTGCTGAGCCGACTGCTCCGACACGACCTCCGCAACGAACTGAACATCCTGTACGGTTACATCGACCGGGCCGCGGCGAGCGCCGACGACACCGAGGTGCTCGAGGCGCTCGAACAGGCCCGCGCACAGGTGATGCAGGTCGTCGGGCGCGCGGACCGCGTCCGAAAACTGCGCGACCTCCTCGAACAGTCGTACGACGCCGAGAGCGACCCGGTCCGCCTCGCCGAGGTGCTCGAAGAGCGCGTGAAAGCCGTCCAGAAACAGTTCCCCGACGCCGACATCTCGCTCGGACCGGTGCCCGGGGTTCGAGTGTACGCCGACGACCTCCTCCCGGCCGCGCTCGACGCGCTCTTAGAGAACGCGGTCGTCCACAACGACAAGGCGGTCGCCGAGGTGGAGGTCGACGTCATCGACCGTCAGACCGACGTCATCATCCGCATCTGTGACAACGGGCCGGGCGTCCCCTACGAACAGCGCGACCTCATCTTCGGCCGCGAGGACACCGACGTGGTCCACCACGGGACGGGGATCGGTCTGTTCCTCGTCGACAACATCGTCGACAACTACGACGGCGCCGTCTGGGTCGAGGAGAACGACCCCGAGGGCGCGGTGTTCGCCGTCCGCCTCCAGCACGCCTCGGAGGCCGTGATCGGACAGGACGCCGCGGGGTCGTGCGACGACGACTGA
- a CDS encoding mechanosensitive ion channel domain-containing protein, with the protein MQTAVELLDTVPTRVWLALGVVVLGVVLGYLTSLLLVRLLQRLGVPDAIEGTSFERTARDFGTSTVVIVSRLARYFVIVLGVLVALSLVGLNYVDQFGSAVAAFFPQLFAAVLILIVGLVVADKVELFVAELLRGVKLERVDVVPLGAKYSVLFLAALIALSQVGVATGALIVLLAAYFFALIVLTVVAFKQMLASGAAGIYLLLNQPYGIGDEVRVGETQGIVSEMDLFVTHIESDEEELILPNDKVFERGIARIR; encoded by the coding sequence ATGCAGACGGCTGTGGAGCTGCTCGACACGGTCCCGACACGCGTGTGGCTCGCCCTCGGTGTGGTCGTTCTCGGCGTCGTCTTGGGGTATCTGACGAGCCTGCTTCTCGTGCGCCTCCTCCAGCGTCTCGGCGTCCCCGACGCCATCGAGGGGACGTCGTTCGAGCGGACCGCCCGCGACTTCGGCACCTCGACCGTCGTCATCGTCTCGCGGCTCGCGCGCTACTTCGTCATCGTCCTCGGCGTCCTGGTCGCGCTCTCGCTCGTCGGTCTCAACTACGTCGACCAGTTCGGCAGTGCCGTCGCGGCCTTCTTCCCTCAGCTGTTCGCGGCGGTGCTCATCCTCATCGTCGGGCTGGTCGTCGCCGACAAGGTCGAACTGTTCGTAGCCGAACTTCTCCGCGGGGTCAAACTGGAGCGCGTCGACGTGGTCCCGCTCGGCGCGAAGTACAGCGTCCTCTTCCTGGCGGCGCTCATCGCCCTCTCGCAGGTCGGCGTGGCGACCGGAGCGCTGATCGTGTTACTCGCCGCGTACTTCTTCGCCCTCATCGTGCTCACCGTCGTCGCGTTCAAACAGATGCTGGCGTCGGGTGCGGCCGGCATCTACCTCCTCCTCAACCAGCCGTACGGAATCGGTGACGAGGTCCGTGTCGGCGAAACGCAGGGTATCGTTTCCGAGATGGACCTGTTCGTGACACACATCGAGTCCGACGAGGAGGAACTCATCCTCCCGAACGACAAAGTGTTCGAGCGCGGTATCGCTCGCATCCGTTAA
- the dacZ gene encoding diadenylate cyclase, whose amino-acid sequence MATLSDLLDYLITDVDGVFLFSPNSSFYEQVAGNDAETRVVVVAPQNAVEAESYVELPLEFKNVRDRIRFGIEGAMDRGLVAEGDDLACSVAIFDGDPDSVVRVRVDEAMRSGLYDLFTHSRAEPGVIRDVFEVAIELGKKGQKGKPVGALFVVGDAGKVMNKSRPLSYNPFEKSHVHVGDPIVNVMLKEFSRLDGAFIISDSGKIVSAYRYLEPSAEGVDIPKGLGARHMAGGAITRDTNATAIVLSESDGLVRAFKGGQLILEIDPEDY is encoded by the coding sequence ATGGCGACCCTCTCGGACCTCCTCGATTACCTCATCACGGACGTCGACGGTGTGTTCCTCTTCTCACCGAACAGTTCGTTCTACGAACAGGTCGCAGGCAACGACGCCGAGACGAGGGTCGTGGTCGTCGCCCCGCAGAACGCGGTCGAAGCGGAGTCGTACGTCGAACTCCCCCTGGAGTTCAAGAACGTCCGCGACCGCATCCGGTTCGGCATCGAAGGCGCGATGGACCGGGGCCTCGTCGCCGAAGGGGACGACCTCGCCTGCTCCGTCGCGATTTTCGACGGCGACCCCGACTCGGTCGTACGCGTGCGCGTGGACGAGGCGATGCGCTCGGGGCTGTACGACCTCTTCACGCACTCGCGCGCGGAACCGGGGGTCATCCGCGACGTCTTCGAGGTGGCTATCGAACTCGGGAAGAAGGGACAGAAGGGCAAGCCCGTCGGCGCGCTGTTCGTGGTCGGCGACGCCGGCAAGGTGATGAACAAGTCGCGGCCGCTGTCGTACAACCCGTTCGAGAAGTCCCACGTCCACGTGGGCGACCCCATCGTGAACGTCATGCTGAAGGAGTTCTCGCGGCTGGACGGCGCCTTTATCATCTCGGACTCCGGGAAAATCGTCTCCGCCTATCGGTACCTGGAACCCTCCGCGGAGGGTGTCGACATCCCGAAGGGGCTCGGCGCGCGGCACATGGCCGGCGGCGCTATCACCCGTGACACGAACGCGACGGCCATCGTGCTCTCGGAGTCGGACGGACTGGTACGGGCGTTCAAGGGCGGGCAGCTCATCTTGGAGATCGATCCGGAGGACTACTGA
- a CDS encoding helix-turn-helix domain-containing protein — translation MSVIAEFSVAADAFCLGDALEAVPTATAELDRMVAHSPKHVIPFVWILEADRDVFDEAVTDDSTVEDAEVTDSFEDAHLYHFYWADVVSDRLHVILDHDGVVLEARGTAAGWQLEVRFGSREHFHEFREHFEEFGAVTLHRITAPETPEQEHYRVSPKQREALLIAYESGYYDAPKRVTGEDVARELGITQQAVSQLLQRGTKALIEDTLTRYRGDGN, via the coding sequence ATGAGCGTCATCGCGGAGTTCAGCGTCGCGGCGGACGCGTTCTGTCTGGGGGACGCGCTCGAAGCCGTCCCGACAGCGACTGCGGAGTTGGACCGCATGGTCGCCCACAGTCCGAAACACGTCATCCCGTTCGTGTGGATTCTGGAGGCGGACCGGGACGTGTTCGACGAGGCCGTTACCGACGACTCGACGGTCGAAGACGCGGAAGTCACGGACTCCTTCGAGGACGCACACCTCTACCATTTCTACTGGGCCGACGTCGTGAGCGACCGTCTCCACGTCATCCTCGACCACGACGGTGTGGTTCTCGAAGCGCGAGGAACCGCTGCCGGGTGGCAACTCGAGGTGCGCTTCGGCTCGCGCGAACACTTCCACGAGTTTCGAGAACACTTCGAGGAGTTCGGAGCGGTGACGCTTCACAGAATAACCGCTCCCGAGACACCCGAGCAAGAGCACTACCGCGTCTCTCCCAAGCAACGTGAAGCCCTCCTCATCGCGTACGAGAGCGGCTACTACGATGCTCCGAAACGGGTGACCGGCGAGGACGTCGCTCGGGAGTTGGGAATCACACAACAGGCCGTCTCGCAACTCTTACAACGGGGGACCAAGGCACTGATCGAAGACACGTTGACACGATATCGTGGAGACGGAAACTGA
- a CDS encoding helix-turn-helix domain-containing protein, translating to MSVPDDTERTDPQSSEEQRDRGDTAVVLECTIPASDVAFEGVLEAFPDVVVEAERLVPTNHSPLPYLWTDDGCDERFREVLVSEPAVDRVWKIATFSEGALYRLRWNEGRGRFLDWLADSHESMAVLEASATDGEWTIKFRFPDRSALSDFRSFYQSNGIDVQILRLYDLTQPKLGQYNVTEKQREALVRALEMGHFDIPREATQTEVAESLGITAKSVSERLRRGQVNLISNSLNIGGPTGVGIDGEDDHRDM from the coding sequence ATGAGTGTACCAGACGACACTGAGCGGACGGACCCCCAGTCGAGCGAGGAACAGCGCGACCGAGGCGACACGGCCGTCGTCCTCGAATGCACTATCCCCGCGTCGGACGTCGCGTTCGAGGGCGTCCTCGAGGCGTTCCCGGACGTCGTCGTCGAGGCGGAGCGACTCGTCCCGACGAACCACTCGCCGCTCCCCTACCTCTGGACCGATGACGGATGCGACGAGAGGTTCCGCGAGGTCCTCGTCTCGGAGCCCGCAGTCGACCGCGTCTGGAAGATCGCGACGTTCTCCGAGGGCGCTCTCTACCGCCTCAGATGGAACGAGGGCCGAGGACGGTTTCTCGACTGGCTGGCCGACTCACACGAGAGCATGGCCGTCCTCGAAGCGTCGGCCACGGATGGGGAGTGGACGATAAAGTTCCGATTTCCGGACCGTTCGGCGCTCAGTGACTTCCGATCGTTCTACCAGTCGAACGGCATCGACGTCCAGATACTCAGGCTCTACGACCTCACGCAGCCGAAGCTCGGGCAGTACAACGTCACGGAGAAACAGCGGGAGGCGCTCGTCCGTGCGCTGGAGATGGGTCACTTCGACATCCCCCGAGAGGCCACGCAGACCGAGGTCGCCGAGTCCCTCGGCATCACCGCCAAGTCCGTCTCCGAACGACTCCGGCGGGGACAGGTGAATCTCATCAGCAACTCCCTGAACATCGGCGGACCGACCGGTGTCGGTATCGACGGGGAGGACGACCACCGAGACATGTAA
- a CDS encoding TFIIB-type zinc ribbon-containing protein, with the protein MIPVSVVLRCHGCGQPIRAVERGGSVTVLFDRCPECHSTVFENTQTGQVVEASAGYAAVR; encoded by the coding sequence ATGATTCCCGTATCCGTGGTACTCCGCTGTCACGGCTGTGGACAACCCATCAGAGCCGTCGAACGCGGCGGGTCCGTGACCGTTCTCTTCGACCGCTGCCCCGAGTGTCACAGCACCGTGTTCGAGAACACGCAGACCGGGCAGGTCGTCGAGGCGTCGGCCGGATACGCGGCGGTGCGCTGA
- a CDS encoding cyclin family protein: MYRASDRVENEEWLARIDRAADSLELGSDARSVAVDLFLSHVPSAERSKPAVAAASLYAGSLIVGEERSQSRVAETMEVSRLSIQTRWKDLLRDAGFQPPEW, from the coding sequence ATGTACCGGGCCAGCGACAGGGTCGAAAACGAGGAGTGGCTGGCTCGCATCGACCGCGCCGCCGACAGCCTCGAACTCGGTTCCGACGCCCGGTCGGTCGCGGTCGACCTCTTCTTATCGCACGTTCCGAGCGCCGAGCGGTCGAAGCCGGCCGTCGCGGCGGCGAGCCTCTACGCCGGGAGTCTCATCGTCGGCGAGGAACGCTCCCAGTCGCGCGTCGCCGAGACGATGGAGGTTTCGCGCCTCTCGATCCAGACCCGCTGGAAGGACCTCCTCCGCGACGCGGGGTTTCAGCCGCCGGAGTGGTGA